The following are from one region of the Vitis riparia cultivar Riparia Gloire de Montpellier isolate 1030 chromosome 14, EGFV_Vit.rip_1.0, whole genome shotgun sequence genome:
- the LOC117931189 gene encoding MDIS1-interacting receptor like kinase 2-like: MGLNGSISDQIGSLTKLTILDLSHNQLTGPIPHQIGSLTKLTHLDLFENQLTGPIPHQIGSLTKLIHLDLSGNQLTDPLPYQIGTLTELTYLHVSSNELTGVIPSSLGRLTKFTHLDLSNNQLNGSIPHQIGTLTELTYLDISGNELTGAMPSSLGCLTKLILLDLCKNQINGSIPPEMGNIKNLVTLDLSDNLISGEIPSNLKNLKKLGRLDLSYNRLSGNIPSFITNNCKQTIINLSQNDHLEGYAGYSICTRGHTTSLTLIISLSLTLFFVTLILGFAFGLWRKKRQLQPESMAAKKNGDLFSIWYYDGRIAFEDIISATEDFDIRYCIGVGGYGSVYRAQLPSGKVVAVKKLHRSEIDEPTYLRSFKNEVQMLRQIRHRNIVKLHGYCLHNRYMFLISMYMERGSLYCMLSDEIEAVELDWVKRVNIVKNMAHALSYMHHDCNPPIIHRDISSNNVLLDSKLEGFVSDFGTARLLDPDSSNQTLVAGTYGYIAPELAYTMVVTEKCDVYSFGVVALETMIGKHPGELITTL; this comes from the exons ATGGGACTCAATGGTAGCATATCAGACCAAATAGGTAGTCTTACTAAACTCACCATTCTTGATCTTTCTCATAATCAGTTGACTGGCCCCATCCCACACCAAATAGGTAGTCTTACTAAACTCACCCATCTTGATCTTTTTGAAAATCAACTGACTGGTCCCATCCCACACCAAATAGGTAGTCTTACTAAACTCATCCATCTTGATCTTTCTGGTAATCAACTGACTGACCCCCTCCCATACCAAATAGGTACTCTTACAGAACTCACCTACCTTCACGTCTCTTCGAATGAACTCACTGGTGTCATCCCTTCATCTTTAGGCCGTCTTACTAAATTCACCCATCTTGATCTTTCTAATAATCAACTCAATGGTAGCATCCCACACCAAATAGGTACTCTCACAGAACTCACCTACCTTGACATCTCGGGGAATGAACTCACTGGTGCCATGCCTTCATCTTTAGGCTGTCTCACTAAGTTAATTCTTTTGGACCTTTGTAAGAATCAAATCAATGGATCCATCCCTCCAGAAATGGGAAATATTAAGAATCTAGTCACTTTAGACCTTTCTGATAATTTAATCAGTGGAGAGATACCTTCCAacctaaaaaatttgaagaaattagGGCGCTTAGATCTCTCGTATAATAGACTGTCAGGCAACATCCCGTCCTTTATCACCAACAATTGCAAGCaaacaataattaatttatCCCAAAATGATCATTTGGAGGGTTATGCAGGTTACTCCATTTGCACTAGAGGACACACAACCTCACTCACCCTTATCATCTCTTTGTCCCTCACCTTGTTTTTTGTAACCTTAATACTGGGGTTTGCTTTTGGCCTTTGGCGGAAGAAAAGACAACTTCAACCAGAGTCAATGGCagcaaaaaaaaatggagatctGTTTTCCATATGGTACTATGATGGGAGGATTGCTTTTGAAGACATCATCTCGGCAACAGAGGATTTTGATATTAGATATTGCATAGGTGTTGGAGGCTATGGCAGTGTTTATAGAGCACAACTGCCTAGTGGAAAAGTGGTTGCTGTGAAGAAACTTCATCGATCAGAAATAGACGAGCCGACATACTTGAGAAGTTTTAAGAATGAGGTACAGATGCTAAGACAAATACGACATCGGAACATTGTGAAACTTCATGGTTATTGTCTACATAATAGGTACATGTTTCTCATTTCTATGTACATGGAAAGGGGAAGCTTGTATTGTATGCTGAGCGATGAGATTGAGGCTGTTGAATTGGATTGGGTTAAGAGGgtgaatattgttaaaaatatggCTCATGCATTATCCTACATGCATCATGATTGTAACCCACCAATCATTCATCGGGACATATCAAGCAACAATGTTCTTTTAGATTCAAAACTTGAGGGTTTTGTATCAGATTTTGGTACAGCGAGATTATTAGACCCCGATTCGTCCAATCAAACCCTTGTTGCTGGCACCTATGGCTACATTGCACCGG AGCTTGCCTACACAATGGTTGTGACCGAAAAATGTGATGTGTATAGCTTTGGGGTGGTGGCACTAGAGACAATGATAGGAAAACATCCTGGAGAACTTATCACCACATTATAA